In Selenomonas sp. TAMA-11512, a genomic segment contains:
- a CDS encoding YerC/YecD family TrpR-related protein — MSNPKLKDDLHDHLMEAILALQTVEEGYQFFEDLCTISELKALAQRFEVARMLNAGHTYEDIVARTGASTATVSRVKRCLHYGADGYKIVLDRMGAEQNTRR, encoded by the coding sequence ATGAGTAATCCTAAGTTAAAAGATGATTTACATGACCATCTCATGGAAGCAATACTTGCTTTGCAGACGGTGGAGGAGGGCTATCAGTTTTTTGAGGATCTATGCACGATCAGCGAGCTCAAAGCCTTGGCACAGCGCTTTGAGGTCGCCCGAATGTTGAATGCCGGTCACACCTATGAGGATATTGTCGCGCGGACAGGAGCCAGTACGGCTACGGTCAGCCGTGTAAAACGGTGCCTGCACTACGGAGCGGACGGATACAAGATCGTGCTGGACAGAATGGGCGCGGAGCAGAACACAAGGAGATAG
- the ald gene encoding alanine dehydrogenase: MIIGVAKEIKNNENRVGMTPAGADTLVRAGHEVRIEKDAGLGSGFTDDQYIAVGAKIESDKKSLFDKSEMIVKVKEPLASEYNLFHEGQILFTYLHLAPEPELTAALLKHKVVGIAYETIRGRDGRSLPLLAPMSEIAGRMSIQLGAQFLEIQYGGSGVLLGGVTGVAPGHVVIVGGGIVGTNAAKMALGLGARVTIIDLSIDRLRYLDDIFSGRVETLMSNSFNVEKAVEDADLVVGAVLIPGAVTPKLVKEYMVKKMRPGSVIVDVAIDQGGTVETADHVTTHSDPIFVKHDVIHYSVANIPGAVSRTSTLALTNATLTYALQLADKGWKKALQDDPNFAQGLNTCDGKITFKSVADALGLAYTDVTALLK; this comes from the coding sequence ATGATTATCGGTGTAGCAAAAGAAATCAAGAACAATGAGAACCGTGTAGGTATGACACCGGCCGGTGCAGACACACTGGTACGCGCGGGTCATGAAGTCCGGATCGAAAAAGATGCAGGTCTCGGTTCCGGCTTCACAGATGATCAGTACATAGCTGTCGGAGCAAAGATTGAATCCGATAAGAAGTCTCTTTTTGACAAGTCCGAGATGATTGTCAAGGTGAAAGAACCCCTCGCGTCGGAGTATAATCTCTTCCATGAAGGACAGATTCTTTTCACTTATCTGCATCTTGCTCCGGAACCGGAACTCACGGCTGCTCTTCTGAAACACAAAGTCGTCGGCATTGCCTACGAGACGATTCGCGGCCGTGATGGTCGATCTCTCCCTCTTCTCGCTCCCATGAGTGAGATTGCGGGTCGCATGTCCATTCAGCTTGGCGCGCAGTTCCTCGAAATCCAGTATGGCGGATCTGGTGTCCTCCTCGGCGGTGTTACGGGCGTTGCTCCGGGACACGTCGTTATTGTCGGCGGCGGAATCGTCGGTACAAACGCTGCAAAGATGGCTCTCGGTCTCGGTGCACGCGTCACGATCATCGATCTCTCCATCGATCGCCTGCGCTATCTCGATGATATCTTCAGCGGCAGAGTCGAGACACTCATGAGCAACAGCTTCAATGTGGAGAAAGCGGTCGAAGACGCCGACCTCGTTGTCGGCGCGGTTCTCATCCCGGGAGCTGTTACACCCAAGCTCGTCAAAGAATACATGGTCAAGAAGATGCGCCCGGGCTCAGTCATTGTCGATGTCGCTATCGATCAAGGCGGCACTGTCGAAACGGCGGATCATGTCACGACACACTCCGATCCGATCTTCGTCAAGCACGATGTCATTCACTACTCCGTTGCCAATATCCCCGGTGCCGTCTCTCGTACGTCCACGCTTGCTCTTACCAACGCAACTCTTACCTATGCACTGCAGCTTGCGGACAAGGGCTGGAAGAAGGCACTGCAGGATGATCCGAACTTTGCGCAGGGACTCAACACTTGCGACGGAAAGATCACCTTTAAGTCTGTTGCAGATGCTCTCGGCCTTGCATACACGGACGTAACCGCACTCCTAAAGTAA
- the lexA gene encoding transcriptional repressor LexA, with the protein MEKKLPRRKNRTSAERQQMIFKYIKDFLTEKGYPPSVREIGEAIGLKSSSTVHGYLARMHESGMIRRDATKPRAIDILEKKPWEGNLNIPLVGTVTAGVPILAEENIEEVFSFPQGLIGTREQTFILRVKGESMINAGILDGDFIFVRQQNTANNNDIVVALVNGENATVKRFFKEKDCIRLQPENDLMEPIYETDVSILGKVIGVFRQM; encoded by the coding sequence ATGGAGAAAAAACTTCCTCGTAGAAAAAACCGCACCTCAGCAGAACGTCAACAGATGATTTTTAAGTATATAAAGGACTTTTTAACGGAAAAAGGCTACCCGCCGTCTGTCCGGGAAATCGGTGAGGCGATCGGATTGAAATCCAGCTCTACGGTACACGGTTACCTGGCAAGGATGCACGAGTCCGGCATGATTCGCCGCGATGCCACGAAGCCGAGAGCCATCGATATCCTGGAGAAGAAACCATGGGAAGGAAACCTGAATATCCCGCTTGTCGGCACGGTCACGGCCGGTGTCCCGATCCTCGCCGAAGAGAACATCGAAGAGGTTTTCTCTTTCCCGCAGGGACTTATCGGAACCCGCGAGCAGACCTTTATTCTTCGCGTGAAAGGCGAAAGCATGATCAATGCCGGTATTCTGGACGGAGATTTTATCTTTGTCCGCCAGCAGAACACGGCAAACAACAACGATATCGTCGTTGCCCTTGTCAATGGTGAAAACGCCACGGTAAAGCGTTTCTTCAAGGAAAAGGACTGTATCCGCCTGCAGCCGGAAAACGACCTCATGGAGCCCATCTACGAAACCGATGTATCCATTCTCGGAAAAGTCATCGGCGTGTTCCGTCAAATGTAA
- the hisD gene encoding histidinol dehydrogenase, translating into MKIVKSSEAGQDAVRKLLKKPFFDEVELSPKIRAANRELLGEDLNASQLVERIVQDVRREGDAALFRYTKMFDGVDINGQNILVTEEEYAAAEAAADPKIVASLQRAADNIRSYHEEQKETSWMTYRAHGSILGQVLVPLDRVGIYVPGGTAAYPSSVLMNAVPASVAGVREIIMMVPPKNGEINPYVLLAAKIAGVSKIYKIGGAQAIAAMAFGTDSIPQANKITGPGNIFVTLAKKAVYGYCDIDMLAGPSEILIVADESADPAYAAADMLSQAEHDVLASSIMITPSEALAEKTLAMLEERLKGLPRETIARASIDNNGLIIVTDTMEEAIEYANISAPEHMELLVKEPFTLLPQVRHAGAVFLGAYSPEPLGDYFAGPNHVLPTGGTARFYSVLNVETFMKRMSVISYTEAALREAAPDIIRLAEAEGLQAHANAIRERGGNPC; encoded by the coding sequence ATGAAGATCGTCAAATCAAGTGAAGCCGGACAGGATGCCGTCCGAAAGCTGCTGAAAAAGCCCTTCTTTGATGAGGTCGAACTCAGTCCGAAGATTCGTGCGGCAAACAGGGAGCTGTTGGGCGAGGATTTAAACGCGAGTCAGCTGGTGGAGCGCATCGTGCAGGATGTTCGCCGAGAGGGCGACGCGGCGCTGTTTCGATACACGAAAATGTTTGACGGTGTCGACATAAACGGGCAAAACATTCTCGTCACGGAGGAGGAATACGCGGCCGCGGAGGCGGCGGCGGATCCGAAGATTGTCGCCTCCCTGCAAAGGGCCGCGGACAATATAAGGAGCTACCACGAGGAGCAAAAAGAGACTTCGTGGATGACGTATCGCGCGCACGGCTCCATCTTGGGACAGGTGCTTGTGCCCCTGGATCGAGTCGGAATCTATGTCCCCGGCGGTACGGCCGCGTACCCGTCTTCGGTCTTGATGAACGCGGTGCCCGCGTCGGTCGCCGGCGTGCGCGAGATCATCATGATGGTGCCGCCTAAGAACGGGGAGATCAATCCCTATGTGCTGCTGGCAGCGAAAATAGCCGGCGTTTCGAAAATCTATAAGATCGGCGGCGCGCAGGCGATTGCCGCGATGGCGTTCGGAACGGACTCCATCCCGCAGGCGAACAAGATCACGGGGCCCGGAAATATATTTGTAACACTCGCGAAAAAAGCCGTGTACGGCTATTGCGATATCGATATGCTCGCCGGACCGAGCGAGATTCTGATCGTAGCGGACGAGTCCGCGGATCCCGCCTATGCCGCCGCCGATATGCTGAGTCAGGCAGAGCACGATGTTTTGGCGTCCAGTATAATGATTACGCCCAGCGAAGCACTGGCGGAGAAGACCCTTGCCATGCTGGAGGAGCGGCTGAAGGGGCTTCCCAGGGAGACAATCGCGCGCGCCTCCATCGATAACAACGGTCTCATCATCGTCACGGATACGATGGAGGAGGCGATCGAGTACGCGAATATCTCCGCGCCGGAGCACATGGAGCTGCTCGTCAAAGAGCCCTTTACGCTGCTGCCGCAGGTTCGCCACGCCGGCGCCGTCTTCTTGGGCGCCTATTCCCCGGAGCCGTTGGGGGACTACTTCGCCGGACCGAATCATGTCCTGCCGACGGGAGGGACGGCAAGATTTTATTCCGTGCTGAACGTCGAGACGTTCATGAAGCGGATGAGTGTCATCTCTTATACGGAGGCGGCGTTGCGGGAGGCAGCGCCGGATATCATACGCCTTGCCGAGGCGGAAGGTCTGCAGGCGCATGCGAATGCAATTCGAGAAAGAGGCGGTAACCCATGTTGA
- the hisA gene encoding 1-(5-phosphoribosyl)-5-[(5-phosphoribosylamino)methylideneamino]imidazole-4-carboxamide isomerase, with product MQIIPAIDIRHGKCVRLLRGDFDQETVFSDTPVDVAKRWQEAGAEMLHLVDLDGALAGHPVNAEVIRSIVGAIDIPVELGGGIRTMRDIDSVLSMGVHRVILGSAAVKDQALVQTACDAYGDRIVVGIDAKDNVVAVDGWGVSGNIEAVPLAKKMKDAGVTTIIYTDISRDGTLEGINVEATASLAEESGLSVIASGGAKSMDDITDLIRASNRGITGVVLGKSLYTGAIDLKQAIALSKEAR from the coding sequence ATGCAAATCATTCCCGCGATAGACATTCGTCATGGAAAATGTGTGCGCCTTCTGCGCGGCGACTTTGATCAGGAGACGGTTTTTTCGGATACGCCGGTGGACGTTGCGAAGCGCTGGCAGGAAGCCGGCGCGGAGATGCTGCATCTCGTGGATCTCGACGGTGCATTGGCCGGACATCCTGTAAATGCAGAGGTGATTCGCTCGATTGTAGGCGCGATCGATATACCCGTGGAGCTCGGCGGCGGTATTCGCACGATGCGGGATATCGACAGCGTGTTGTCCATGGGTGTGCACCGGGTGATATTGGGCTCGGCAGCCGTAAAGGATCAGGCGTTGGTGCAGACCGCCTGTGACGCCTATGGAGATCGGATCGTCGTGGGCATAGACGCAAAGGACAATGTCGTTGCTGTCGACGGCTGGGGCGTATCCGGCAATATAGAGGCGGTTCCGCTGGCAAAGAAGATGAAAGACGCCGGCGTGACCACGATCATCTACACCGATATTTCGCGGGACGGCACCTTGGAGGGAATCAATGTCGAGGCAACGGCATCGTTGGCAGAAGAGAGCGGGCTATCCGTCATCGCATCCGGCGGCGCAAAATCGATGGACGACATCACGGACTTGATACGCGCATCGAATCGTGGTATAACGGGGGTAGTGTTAGGTAAATCCCTGTATACGGGCGCGATTGATTTGAAGCAGGCCATTGCTCTGTCGAAAGAGGCAAGATAA
- a CDS encoding HD domain-containing protein, producing MKKRIRQFCRAVFARELSDEERAFAAEYLTEVETVFFFSMDCIDQKHALAVAKTILEKASQYNAQDIVFLCRLALLHDIGRRKGDLGIWGKVLAVLLDAVCPRWAKKQAEKNASWMQHALYVYYRHPEIAARMLRGIGCEEEAAIIARHHAPETPQDSLELRLLRMADEAN from the coding sequence GTGAAGAAGAGAATACGACAGTTCTGTCGCGCGGTCTTCGCACGCGAGCTGTCCGATGAGGAACGTGCCTTCGCAGCCGAGTATCTGACAGAGGTAGAGACGGTATTCTTCTTTTCGATGGACTGCATAGATCAAAAGCACGCGCTTGCCGTCGCTAAAACCATTTTGGAAAAAGCGAGCCAGTATAATGCGCAGGACATCGTGTTTCTTTGCCGACTGGCGCTGCTGCATGATATAGGGCGGCGAAAAGGCGATCTCGGCATATGGGGCAAGGTCCTGGCTGTGCTTCTGGATGCCGTGTGTCCGCGTTGGGCAAAAAAACAGGCTGAAAAAAATGCTTCATGGATGCAGCATGCGCTGTACGTCTACTACAGGCATCCTGAAATTGCCGCACGGATGCTTCGCGGCATAGGGTGCGAAGAAGAAGCCGCCATTATTGCCAGGCATCACGCACCGGAAACACCGCAGGACAGTTTGGAGCTGCGATTGCTGCGAATGGCGGATGAAGCGAATTAG
- the hisB gene encoding imidazoleglycerol-phosphate dehydratase HisB — protein sequence MRHATIKRKTAETDIVLSLDLDGTGKQNIQSGIGFFDHMLTLFSVHSLFDLSVVCDGDIHVDGHHTVEDIGIALGDAFKEAIGDKRGINRYGSFYLPMDETLALVALDISGRPFLHFSCGDMAPMTGGFDTELVEEFLRAFAFHAGITLHVNLLYGTNTHHKIEAIFKALGHALRIAAESDPRVDGIPSSKGVL from the coding sequence ATGCGCCACGCTACAATAAAGAGGAAAACGGCAGAGACGGACATCGTGCTGTCACTTGATTTGGACGGGACGGGCAAGCAGAATATCCAATCCGGAATCGGATTTTTTGATCACATGCTGACACTGTTCAGTGTGCACAGCTTGTTCGACCTGAGCGTCGTATGCGACGGGGATATACACGTCGACGGACATCACACGGTCGAGGATATCGGCATCGCTCTTGGCGATGCCTTCAAAGAGGCCATCGGCGATAAGCGGGGAATCAATCGCTACGGCAGCTTCTACCTGCCCATGGATGAGACGCTTGCCTTGGTCGCGTTGGATATCAGCGGCAGACCCTTTCTGCACTTTTCGTGCGGTGATATGGCGCCGATGACGGGCGGCTTCGATACGGAGCTCGTGGAGGAGTTCCTGCGGGCATTCGCGTTTCATGCGGGCATCACGCTGCATGTGAATCTGCTTTACGGCACGAATACGCATCATAAAATCGAAGCGATCTTCAAGGCGTTGGGCCATGCCCTGCGCATCGCGGCGGAAAGCGACCCGCGGGTAGACGGCATTCCTTCCAGTAAAGGTGTTCTGTAG
- a CDS encoding secretion protein HlyD, translated as MKPVRLVQIFSSEQGDKPDAEWCSVEDLPPKCGQKRCAKMIGLNLSVLP; from the coding sequence ATGAAGCCTGTCAGATTAGTACAGATTTTTTCGTCCGAACAAGGTGACAAACCGGACGCAGAGTGGTGCTCTGTGGAGGATTTGCCGCCGAAGTGCGGGCAAAAAAGATGTGCTAAGATGATCGGGCTGAATTTATCAGTGCTTCCTTAA
- the hisH gene encoding imidazole glycerol phosphate synthase subunit HisH: MVAIIDYGAGNLFSVHKAFLYLGADAVVTNDASVLKSADHIVLPGVGAFGDCMSNLENTGLIPTILDCIQKGTPFLGICVGLQLLFEESEETPEKKGLAVFSGQVKKIDAPGLKIPHMGWNSIDITVSDRKRSIFSSFESDHAPYMYFVHSYYAVPEDASVITSATTYGGVLTASVARDNVQAVQFHPEKSGDIGLQLLKNFLQL, translated from the coding sequence ATGGTTGCCATTATAGATTACGGTGCGGGGAATCTCTTCAGTGTGCACAAGGCGTTCTTGTATCTGGGGGCGGACGCGGTTGTCACAAACGACGCGTCGGTGCTGAAAAGTGCCGACCATATTGTGCTGCCGGGTGTCGGTGCCTTCGGAGACTGCATGTCGAATCTGGAGAACACGGGATTGATACCGACAATTCTGGACTGCATTCAGAAGGGAACTCCGTTTTTGGGCATCTGTGTGGGGCTGCAGCTTCTCTTTGAAGAAAGTGAGGAGACGCCGGAGAAGAAAGGCTTGGCCGTCTTCTCCGGGCAAGTCAAAAAGATTGACGCGCCGGGCTTGAAAATCCCGCACATGGGATGGAACTCGATCGATATAACGGTGAGCGATCGAAAGAGGAGCATATTCTCTTCTTTTGAGTCGGATCATGCGCCCTATATGTACTTTGTGCACAGCTACTACGCAGTGCCCGAGGACGCGTCCGTCATCACGTCGGCGACGACATACGGAGGCGTGCTCACGGCTTCCGTCGCGAGGGATAACGTGCAGGCGGTGCAGTTTCATCCGGAGAAGTCGGGCGATATCGGCTTGCAGCTGCTGAAGAATTTTCTGCAGCTGTAA
- a CDS encoding transposase, producing MEYPWKERCKVKHVCIDLSSMFRRLVRTCFPNAKIAADKFHAVRMANDVLDAIRKDVQKGLSAEQRKHFKRSRYLLLKREDSLVSDEDRTALARLLNFSEDLSSAYAMKKAYFRMMESKSEAEFMVRLKHFQMAAERTNLAPFLKLPRTTLAWRKELLHGCLTGLNNGFAEGCNTTIKVLKRVAYGFRNFTNFKCRILFLLRNH from the coding sequence GTGGAGTACCCATGGAAAGAACGCTGCAAGGTGAAGCATGTCTGCATAGATCTCAGCAGCATGTTTCGCCGTCTCGTCCGAACGTGTTTCCCCAACGCCAAGATTGCCGCCGACAAGTTCCATGCTGTACGCATGGCAAACGATGTACTGGATGCCATACGCAAGGATGTGCAGAAGGGCTTATCTGCAGAGCAGCGCAAGCATTTCAAACGCTCCCGCTATCTTTTGTTGAAGAGAGAAGACTCTCTTGTGTCGGACGAGGATCGTACGGCACTGGCACGGCTTTTGAATTTCTCCGAAGACCTGTCGTCGGCATATGCGATGAAAAAGGCGTATTTCCGCATGATGGAAAGCAAGAGTGAAGCAGAGTTTATGGTACGGTTGAAACACTTCCAGATGGCTGCAGAGAGGACGAACCTGGCGCCATTCCTCAAACTGCCGCGAACCACGCTGGCGTGGAGAAAAGAACTTCTGCATGGTTGCTTGACGGGACTCAACAATGGGTTCGCGGAGGGGTGCAACACGACGATCAAGGTACTGAAAAGGGTAGCGTATGGGTTTCGCAACTTTACGAATTTCAAATGTCGGATTTTGTTTCTTTTAAGGAATCACTGA
- the hisG gene encoding ATP phosphoribosyltransferase — MKNLEKDYITIALPKGKLFSLSADLLKEAGYTAEGLSEKSRKLVIANEEAKIRFIITKTSDVPTYVEHGAADIGIIGKDVLEEADKDVYEVLDLGFGKCHLMMAVHKAERRNDLIDYANTRVATKFPHIAEKFFTQQGMQMEYIKLNGSIELGPIIGLSESIVDIVETGTTLRENGLEEIVHIMDATARMIVNRGSYKMKFKRIHALIENVRAALKDKERK; from the coding sequence ATGAAAAATCTTGAAAAGGACTACATCACGATTGCCCTTCCGAAAGGAAAGCTGTTCTCCCTTTCAGCGGATTTGCTGAAGGAAGCAGGCTATACGGCCGAGGGGCTGTCGGAGAAATCGCGCAAGCTGGTCATAGCGAACGAAGAGGCGAAAATTCGCTTCATCATCACGAAAACATCCGATGTCCCCACGTATGTCGAGCATGGAGCCGCCGATATCGGCATCATAGGAAAAGATGTCCTGGAGGAAGCGGATAAGGATGTCTACGAGGTATTGGATCTGGGCTTCGGAAAATGCCATTTGATGATGGCCGTCCATAAAGCGGAGCGCAGAAACGACCTCATCGACTATGCGAATACCCGCGTCGCGACGAAATTCCCTCACATCGCGGAGAAGTTCTTCACGCAGCAGGGAATGCAGATGGAGTATATCAAATTAAACGGATCCATCGAACTCGGGCCCATCATCGGCCTTTCGGAGAGCATCGTGGACATCGTGGAGACGGGAACCACCCTGCGCGAAAACGGTCTTGAGGAAATCGTCCATATCATGGATGCTACGGCCCGCATGATCGTCAATCGGGGAAGCTATAAAATGAAGTTCAAGCGCATACACGCCTTGATTGAGAATGTTCGAGCGGCGCTAAAGGATAAGGAGAGAAAATAG
- the hisC gene encoding histidinol-phosphate transaminase, whose translation MLRYRAGLADMPRYDVVERDWRIKVNANESTLNMPPMVEDRLLGRLAQVAFHRYPNEQMDLLREQIGSAYGFRKENVIIGAGSSEIIEKVFHCFGGSGQKIVYPMPSFSMYNIYAKAAEAQGIPVDLEEDFSLDVRKFIDTVNREDASLAVICNPNNPTGNVLTLDEVEEIAANIACAFLLDEAYMEFYGESATKTLLAKYPNMMVARTFSKAYGLAGVRVGYMLAAADIIRMLEKAYMPYYMNVLSLVTADTVFQMRYEYQPRIDMTIAERKRMQEALSEIKAIRVYPSAANFILIEYDKAKELQEEMEAAGIGVRCFASSPRLKNCLRISMGTREENDAWYALLKSFAERNG comes from the coding sequence ATGTTGAGATACAGAGCCGGTTTGGCAGATATGCCCCGCTATGATGTCGTCGAGCGCGATTGGAGGATAAAGGTCAACGCGAATGAATCCACGCTGAACATGCCGCCCATGGTGGAGGATCGGCTGCTGGGCAGGCTTGCGCAAGTCGCTTTCCACCGATACCCGAATGAGCAGATGGATCTTCTTCGCGAGCAGATCGGCAGCGCCTACGGCTTCCGAAAAGAAAATGTCATCATCGGCGCAGGTTCGAGTGAAATCATAGAAAAGGTATTTCACTGCTTTGGCGGCTCCGGACAAAAAATCGTCTATCCCATGCCGTCGTTTTCCATGTATAATATCTACGCGAAGGCGGCGGAGGCGCAGGGAATCCCTGTGGACCTGGAAGAGGATTTCTCTCTGGATGTGCGGAAGTTCATCGACACGGTGAACAGAGAGGACGCCTCTTTAGCTGTCATCTGCAACCCGAACAACCCGACCGGCAATGTGCTGACGCTCGATGAGGTGGAAGAAATTGCCGCGAATATCGCCTGTGCTTTTTTGCTGGATGAAGCGTATATGGAGTTCTACGGGGAATCGGCGACGAAGACGCTCTTGGCAAAATACCCGAACATGATGGTCGCGCGGACGTTTTCGAAAGCCTACGGACTCGCAGGCGTTCGTGTGGGCTATATGCTCGCGGCTGCGGATATCATCCGCATGCTGGAAAAAGCGTATATGCCCTATTACATGAACGTGCTGTCGCTCGTTACGGCGGATACCGTCTTTCAAATGCGCTACGAATATCAGCCGCGCATCGACATGACGATAGCGGAGCGTAAGCGCATGCAGGAGGCGCTGTCCGAAATCAAAGCGATCCGGGTATATCCTTCCGCGGCAAATTTTATCCTGATCGAGTACGACAAAGCAAAAGAGCTGCAGGAGGAAATGGAAGCCGCCGGCATCGGCGTGCGCTGCTTCGCCTCATCGCCGCGGCTGAAAAACTGCCTGCGGATCTCGATGGGAACGAGAGAAGAAAATGACGCCTGGTATGCGCTTTTAAAATCATTTGCAGAAAGGAACGGCTAG
- the hisZ gene encoding ATP phosphoribosyltransferase regulatory subunit, which translates to MQKREQLFEIPYGTRDFLPEDAVEMRHLESTAAALFHQWGYDEVKTPAFEYLDTLTRANGASLESSLFKLVDRDNRMIALRHEMTSPIARLVSSRMKRDNLPLKLSYISDVFRFEDAQSGRQCAFHQAGVELLGSSSSAADAEVIALAIESLKAMGLEDFQVSLGQADFINGLLRQMNLSAEQQSSAKSALERHDLVALEQLSEEAALSPANREALTELSGLHGKEEILDRAYQLSFNEQSRRAVDNLSEIYRLLKVYGVEGYVYFDFGVTRDLSYYTGMVFEVYALGLGYPICGGGRYDDMFESFHHPCPATGFALGLERVLAAKKQQGFAYSAADRHDFYISFTASKLSAALQKAKELRASGYSVFLSLQAESEEEARQSARAHACKELVYCS; encoded by the coding sequence ATGCAGAAGCGTGAGCAATTATTTGAAATACCATACGGGACAAGGGATTTTTTGCCGGAGGACGCCGTGGAGATGCGGCATCTGGAGAGTACGGCCGCCGCGCTGTTTCATCAGTGGGGATACGATGAGGTGAAGACACCGGCGTTTGAGTATTTAGATACACTGACGAGGGCGAACGGCGCCTCCCTGGAATCGAGCCTCTTCAAATTGGTGGATCGGGACAATCGAATGATTGCCCTCCGGCATGAGATGACGTCGCCGATCGCTCGCCTCGTTTCCAGCCGGATGAAAAGGGACAATCTGCCGTTAAAGCTTTCCTATATCAGTGATGTATTTCGATTTGAAGATGCGCAGAGCGGCAGACAGTGCGCCTTTCATCAGGCAGGTGTAGAGCTTCTGGGGAGCAGCTCTTCCGCGGCGGATGCGGAGGTGATCGCGCTCGCGATTGAAAGTCTGAAGGCGATGGGGCTCGAGGATTTTCAGGTTTCCTTGGGGCAGGCGGACTTTATCAACGGCTTGCTGCGGCAGATGAATTTATCGGCAGAGCAGCAATCGTCCGCAAAGTCCGCGCTGGAGCGTCATGATCTTGTGGCGTTGGAGCAGCTGTCCGAGGAGGCGGCTCTTTCGCCGGCGAATCGTGAGGCGCTGACGGAGCTGTCCGGACTGCACGGCAAAGAAGAGATTCTGGATCGTGCCTATCAACTCAGCTTCAATGAGCAAAGCCGCCGCGCGGTAGATAATCTGTCTGAAATTTATCGCCTGCTGAAGGTGTACGGCGTGGAAGGCTATGTGTACTTCGACTTCGGCGTAACAAGGGATTTGAGCTATTATACCGGCATGGTCTTCGAGGTATATGCGCTTGGGCTGGGCTATCCGATCTGCGGCGGCGGCCGCTATGACGATATGTTTGAGTCTTTTCACCACCCTTGTCCGGCGACGGGGTTTGCGCTCGGTCTGGAGCGTGTCCTTGCAGCCAAGAAGCAGCAAGGGTTTGCCTACTCGGCGGCAGATCGGCACGATTTCTATATCAGCTTTACAGCGTCAAAGCTTTCCGCGGCTCTTCAAAAGGCGAAGGAGCTGCGCGCGAGCGGATACTCGGTCTTTCTGTCTCTGCAGGCGGAGAGTGAGGAGGAAGCCCGGCAGAGCGCGCGTGCGCACGCCTGTAAAGAATTGGTCTACTGCTCGTGA